The following proteins come from a genomic window of Daphnia carinata strain CSIRO-1 chromosome 6, CSIRO_AGI_Dcar_HiC_V3, whole genome shotgun sequence:
- the LOC130702059 gene encoding histone H2B.1/H2B.2-like, translating to MPPKVSGKAAKRAGKAQKNIVKGDKKKKRKRKESYAIYIYKVLKQVHPDTGISSKAMTIMNSFVNDIFERIAGESSRLAHYNKRSTITSREIQTAVRLLLPGELAKHAVSEGTKAVTKYTSTK from the coding sequence ATGCCCCCAAAGGTTAGTGGAAAAGCAGCGAAAAGGGCTGGCAAAGCTCAAAAGAACATTGTCAAAGgagacaagaagaagaagcgcaaGAGGAAGGAAAGCTACGCCATTTACATCTACAAAGTTTTGAAGCAGGTCCATCCCGACACTGGCATCTCCTCCAAAGCCATGACGATCATGAACAGCTTTGTCAACGACATTTTCGAGCGCATCGCCGGAGAGTCTTCCCGTTTGGCTCACTACAACAAGAGATCTACCATCACGAGTCGCGAAATTCAAACGGCTGTCCGTTTACTGTTACCGGGAGAATTGGCCAAGCACGCTGTGTCTGAAGGCACAAAAGCTGTGACCAAGTACACTAGTACCAAGTAG
- the LOC130702057 gene encoding histone H2A translates to MSGRGKGGKVKGKSKTRSSRAGLQFPVGRIHRMLRKGSYAERVGAGAPVYLAAVMEYLAAEVLELAGNAARDNKKTRIIPRHLQLAIRNDEELNKLLSGVTIAQGGVLPNIQAVLLPKKTDKPAKA, encoded by the coding sequence ATGTCTGGTCGCGGCAAAGGTGGTAAAGTCAAGGGAAAGTCAAAGACCCGTTCGAGCAGGGCCGGACTCCAGTTCCCCGTCGGTCGTATCCATCGTATGCTCCGTAAAGGATCGTACGCTGAGCGTGTCGGTGCCGGTGCCCCCGTGTACTTGGCCGCCGTCATGGAGTATTTGGCCGCTGAGGTTCTTGAGTTGGCTGGAAACGCAGCTCGTGACAACAAGAAGACGCGTATCATCCCTCGCCATTTGCAGTTGGCCATCCGTAACGACGAAGAGTTGAACAAACTTCTCTCCGGAGTTACCATCGCTCAAGGTGGTGTCTTGCCCAACATCCAGGCCGTCTTGTTGCCCAAGAAGACCGACAAGCCCGCTAAAGCTTAA